NNNNNNNNNNNNNNNNNNNNNNNNNNNNNNNNNNNNNNNNNNNNNNNNNNNNNNNNNNNNNNNNNNNNNNNNNNNNNNNNNNNNNNNNNNNNNNNNNNNNNNNNNNNNNNNNNNNNNNNNNNNNNNNNNNNNNNNNNNNNNNNNNNNNNNNNNNNNNNNNNNNNNNNNNNNNNNNNNNNNNNNNNNNNNNNNNNNNNNNNNNNNNNNNNNNNNNNNNNNNNNNNNNNNNNNNNNNNNNNNNNNNNNNNNNNNNNNNNNNNNNNNNNNNNNNNNNNNNNNNNNNNNNNNNNNNNNNNNNNNNNNNNNNNNNNNNNNNNNNNNNNNNNNNNNNNNNNNNNNNNNNNNNNNNNNNNNNNNNNNNNNNNNNNNNNNNNNNNNNNNNNNNNNNNNNNNNNNNNNNNNNNNNNNNNNNNNNNNNNNNNNNNNNNNNNNNNNNNNNNNNNNNNNNNNNNNNNNNNNNNNNNNNNNNNNNNNNNNNNNNNNNNNNNNGTAAAGCTggattttaattttgatattgatTACTTTTTCTTTCAGAATCTGCAATTAATGTGGTAGTCTCAGGGGATGAAGAGACCTTACTGGGAGTAATGGCAGTGATCAACAGCGTAGTTGCAAATACAAAGTCTGCTGTCCACTTTTATGTTACTCTACCAAAGATTGTCATTCCGGACTTcaggtttgtttattttcatttgtgattGGATCACTTTAGGGTAGCAAGGTACTTGTATTTTTCTGATTCATGGTATTCATATTATTCTCATAGGATTTTGGATAGGCTACTATTTAGGAGTAAAGTGAATCATGTAAAATAGATTTAAAAGACCATAAGCAAAACCTACTCTTTGGTCTATCTACATAGTTAAACCATGTAAATGACTGAGAGTTTGTACTTCTTATTGTAAACATAACAAATTATTGTATGAAGCCCATCCATTATTCTCTTCCTATTTATCTtgtttcatcattgttatatattagtttgttattattattattgtaactctTCCTATTTTtgttactaccaccaccaccacNNNNNNNNNNNNNNNNNNNNNNNNNNNNNNNNNNNNNNNNNNNNNNNNNNNNNNNNNNNCTGTCAtgcttattatcacttttattattattagtaacacCTTtaactacttttttatttttatttcaggaAATGGATACTGAAAACGAAACTCCACAAAATAAACTACACCATCCGGCCGCATTCACCAGAAATGCCGAAAGGGAAGCCGCACTTCGCCAAGATCTATCTCTTCTCGATATTCCCCGAGTTGGAGGGCAAATTTGTGTACCTGGACTCCGATGTTATTGTACAGGGTAAGTGTGCTTAGGTAAATGTCCCTTTTCATTTTGCATTATGATTTGAAATTTTATTGCAGTAAGTGTTGTATATTTANNNNNNNNNNNNNNNNNNNNNNNNNNNNNNNNNNNNNNNNNNNNNNNNNNNNNNNNNNNNNNNNNNNNNNNNNNNNNNNNNNNNNNNNNNNNNNNNNNNNNNNNNNNNNNNNNNNNNNNNNNNNNNNNNNNNNNNNNNNNNNNNNNNNNNNNNNNNNNNNNNNNNNNNNNNNNNNNNNNNNNNNNNNNNNNNNNNNNNNNNNNNNNNNNNNNNNNNNNNNNNNNNNNNNNNNNNNNNNNNNNNNNNNNNNNNNNNNNNNNNNNNNNNNNNNNNNNNNNNNNNNNNNNNNNNNNNNNNNNNNNNNNNNNNNNNNNNNNNNNNNNNNNNNNNNNNNNNNNNNNNNNNNNNNNNNNNNNNACCAGTACCTGATTTTGCTTGTTAGTACCAAGAAGTGCTTGAATTCTCATGATATTGCTTTTTCTCATAGTTTATCATTgccaaaatgataacaaattattctctctctcctctcaaaggTAACATTAAGGAGTTGAATAATGTCCCATTGGATGCAAATCACCTGGGAGCCTTCTCTGAGGATTGCACCTCAGTGTCCAAGCGCTTCAACATGGCAAAACCCCGCTACTCAACACATATAAACCTCCAACACCCGAAACTCAAAGGAAACAAAATTAAGCCTATGGCATGCACATTCAACACTAATGTGTTTGTAGCTAATATGACCAAGTGGAAGGTAGAAAATGTTACCATGCAGTTGATGGATTGGGTGATGAGTAGTAGTAGAAGGTTAGTGTGCAATGGTTATAGGAATTTTTGTGCTGTATTTGATAATCAGAGCAAAAGTTAAGTTGTGTAATATTCAATGATTTAAGGAAGAAAACGTGTGGGTAATCTGCTTGATAATATTATTTGAACTGTAATATTATTGAATTTCAATTGATTTGTGAATATGTGTACAaacatttgaaaaattattttattttgatactgGACTACAAATTGCACATTTCTCTCACAGACAACCCATCTATGGACAGGAACCTGAAACAGATGAAGCTGAAGCAGCAATGTTGATTGTCCTTTATCACAAGACGGTTCAGTTACCACATCTTTGGCATGTTGGTGACTTGGGTAAGACTAAGAATGACAACATTGTTGCTTGAATGTTTCTCTTCAGACACAGGTATtacctttgtttatatattaaagggttatttcaaatattatttaataattgttAATTTATATTGCAGGTGTTACAGCAGGAGCCAGTTACTCCAGGGAGTTTATCGCCACGGCTAAATTGCTGCACTGGAATGGCCACTTCAAGCCCTGGTCTCGAAGAGCAGCATTTATTGAGGTGTGGATGAAATACTACATACCTGACCCAGACAAGAAATATAAGCCAATTCGGAAATACCTGTAGAAAATTTAGTGCATTATGGTTGATCTGATTTTAAGTAGAATCagatatactaatatttttagaATCTATGGAGTGATANNNNNNNNNNNNNNNNNNNNNNNNNNNNNNNNNNNNNNNNNNNNNNNNNNNNNNNNNNNNNNNNNNNNNNNNNNNNNNNNNNNNNNNNNNNNNNNNNNNNNNNNNNNNNNNNNNNNNNNNNNNNATGATTATATAATCGTTGTGCAATATGTAAAGGCAGCTAGTATGCAAGCTTGGATGGGTTAGATTTATGAGCACACGTTTGTGCCAGACTAACAGCTATGGACACATGAGTGAAAGAGGTTGCAAACTGATTAAATAGCTTTCCTAGGTTTTGAGGTTACAAGATCATGGAGGGGCTTGATCTcagagatatttttctttttttgcttgtttcattTACTAATGTTAATTGTGAATTCCTCCATATAGATTGGTATGAAGTTACTGGAGGATGTCCACTTTTTAGAAATGTGCATTATACTGTACTTTATGTTTTAGGAAATCaatcattacttttttgtgaGGGATACAAAAATGTCCTGTCCTTCATAAACATGAAATAGCAGTTATGCGTCAAGTGGCAATAGCATTGCCAGTGAGATGGTGTTTTAAAACTGGAGATTTTTTCATTCCATAATGTCTTATATTAAGTTCATTCATGAAAACAAAATTGTCATTTGGGTTAATTACTAAGTTCATGAAGTATAGTTTATACTCTGTTTCATCTGAAGAAAAGAAGTCATAGTGAAGGTGTCATTGTATTCCATGTTATTCTTTCTATTATCAAAGCATCTGATTAACCGTATCATTCCTTTGAGAGATAATAGAGGGTGTGATAAGCACACTCTTCTTGTGCAGTTTTGTGCACTTTTGCAGCAGATCAATTccagaatattaataatagattatGTATGTAAGCCTGAGTGAATTTGCATTGTTATATTGTTAGATATAAGGAAACAGTTACATGAACCACTAAAAGGATACATTCTATTTTTTGTATAGAATTTGTAATATTACAACAATAAGATGGTAATGAACATTGTTAAtttattaatgaatgataatttaatagtgaatgttgtttatttctttgttacaACTGATATTGTGAAATTAACACTAAGTTTTACACTTCTTCTAAGAGAAAatgcagtaatgacaataaaataattgaacaTTAGAAACCTGTCTAATATGCTTGTTTCTACAGATATCCACATCCTTGATTATGATATACATTCAGATTTTTAGACAGAATACATATTGGTTGTCCCAGATCTCTAAGTAgcttgatttatttgtcttgattGCCAAGATTACATAGTGATGTATGGTGCTCAGAACCCGTTGTATTAAATGCCTANNNNNNNNNNNNNNNNNNNNCAGACATTTGAATGTGATTATACATTAAGGCACAATTCTTCAGTTGGTGTTACCCAATTGATAAACTTACCCATAAGGTTATAATCTGATTTTTTCAGTTGTCTAGTCAAATCTAAATCTTGTTTTAAAGTGAAACCTAAaagttttaaaggaaattttacatatatatctgtaaatacattatacatttattttcttaaacaCTGACTGCATATTTTTAAGTCAGGGAATATATGAAGTAAAATGATAACTATTCTGTACGTTCACTTCATTTTCAGCATTTATCGTTACTTGAAAGCTGAAACAATTTCAAATCTTGCTTCAAAATACAATATTATTGTCAGAAATACTAAAATAGATTCATACAGGCAGTATCTTTTTCGAGTTCATACAATATAATGTCaagtaaaaatgatgaaagaggTATATTTAACTTGAAAAGGAGGCATCAAGACGCAATGTAGATTTAGAGATAAGACTAGATATGACCAAAAATTTGTGAAGTATTTGTGCAATTCTATGGGAGACTTTTCTTGATActtatatgtgtgatgtatgctATAGGAAGTCTATTGAATAAATCCCATTAATTATATGGTAAATTACCTTTATTTAcactttattgtttgtgtgtgtggtgtgcatgNNNNNNNNNNNNNNNNNNNNNNNNNNNNNNNNNNNNNNNNNNNNNNNTATCTCtcccttttattacttttttacaaaAACTCGCATAtgcttaataaaattattttgcatttttttacattgtttcactttttaaaaatcctttacaCAATGTTCAGTATATTCTTAGGATTCTTGTAGTCTTTGCAGGACCATCACTAATCCTGATCTTTTCTTGAGTGGGAAGTACTTATCTGAAGAGTTCTTCCATGAGATAACTTCAACATTTGTCTTGATTTAATTCCCTAATATGTTAAGTTTTGATGAGTTATTAAACTGTCGTTCCATATTCCTGGGTTGTTTTTACTAGAGAGAAGAAATGTTCTACAGTCTGAAACAATGATATTATTTAactgacaaaataaaatatattttaagctGCTGATATTACTTGACGTATTCATTGTGGATTCAAGAAGAACTAGCAACACCTTGTCTGCCATGTACCTCGTGGGTTTCATATTAGGGATGCAGGTCTGCAGCTGAACATTAattcatttttgatttttaactTGCGTTTTATTTAATACCCATCTACTTTATAATCTTTAGGACCTTTTGTTCATTTTCTACTTATTGCTACATATCTGttacaatatatgatatttaatgtaTCATTAGTTCTCTGCCTTAGCTAAACACTGGTCAATATGAGGTGAATTCTTAATATGGAATgcgttttttttaattgggtcAAGAGATGAAACCAATGAAAAAACGTCTCGAGCATATATAGCGgattatatatgagtatgagtcagtttttttttcatttacagcaCTCTTACAGCAATAGAATAACGAAATGTTATGCACGATAACACCAATTAAAGATGATACTCAGatgaaatatatacttaatatttaatGTCATTATGCTATTTACATTTCTTCTAAACACTGTGGGAAAAGAGTGAATAACGCCCAAAAAACCAATCTCATTCAGAGAACCCTCGATATGACCACCAATAACTAGCTATCTGCAGTTATATTCATTAAGAGGAAAGGCATTAGTAGAACATTTCACCCGGCTGCAGCTTCACATCGCGTTCGCTCACTTCCCACAACTTCTTCGCCAGCCCTTCGTCCTCGGCTGATGGATGACACTCGCTTTCCTACATGAGAAGAAACCCAACCATGATTAAGACCTCTGCTTTAAGCGACCGATTACTAGTATACATCAACAAGCATTTTTAGATATTTCAGTTTCGCGATGTAAATGCAGGATCGGGAAGGGATCGAGATCTGCTTCGAAAATGTGTGTTAAAGACGTTACCTTACAGTCCACGAAGTACTTCCCAGACACGTTTTCTGCTTCCTCGGCGACGGCGAGGAAGATGCTGGTTTGTGCGCCCCCGTCACGTTGCTTGTGGTTGGAAAATAGAGTCGACTTAGTTCTGTTACATgcgaaatatatacattatggatatataaatcgGCCCTCTccgtattttccctttctctcccttctcttcggtTTCCCTAAGCCTCTCCCTACCTATGCTTAAAGCTCTANNNNNNNNNNNNNNNNNNNNNNNNNNNNNNNNNNNNNNNNNNNNNNNNNNNNNNNNNNNNNNNNNNNNNNNNNNNNNNNNNNNNNNNNNNNNNNNNNNNNNNNNNNNNNNNNNNNNNNNNNNNNNNNNNNNNNNNNNNNNNNNNNNNNNNNNNNNNNNNNNNNNNNNNNNNNNNNNNNNNNNNNNNNNNNNNNNNNNNNNNNNNNNNNNNNNNNNNNNNNNNNNNNNNNNNNNNNNNNNNNNNNNNNNNNNNNNNNNNNNNNNNNNNNNNNNNNNNNNNNNNNNNNNNNNNNNNNNNNNNNNNNNNNNNNNNNNNNNNNNNNNNNNNNNNNNTTAGCCTACAATCCCACGAAAACGGTAAGAAGGGCCCCCATCCACGTGTTCTCCTTGTTGAGCACCTCCGTCGCGACCACTCCCGGATGCAGGCTGTTGGCCACCACACCTGCTGGCATGGAGGAATAACTTTATTTCTAATAGTGGAGAGACGTACAAATATCAGATNNNNNNNNNNNNNNNNNNNNNNNNNNNNNNNNNNNNNNNNNNNNNNNNNNNNNNNNNNNNNNNNNNNNNNNNNNNNNNNNNNNNNNNNNNNNNNNNNNNNNNNNNNNNNNNNNNNNNNNNNNNNNNNNNNNNNNNNNNNNNNNNNNNNNNNNNNNNNNNNNNNNNNNNNNNNNNNNNNNNNNNNNNNNNNNNNNNNNNNNNNNNNNNNNNNNNNNNNNNNNNNNNNNNNNNNNNNNNNNNNNNNNNNNNNNNNNNNNNNNNNNNNNNNNNNNNNNNNNNNNNNNNNNNNNNNNNNNNNNNNNNNNNNNNNNNNNNNNNNNNNNNNNNNNNNNNNNNNNNNNNNNNNNNNNNNNNNNNNNNNNNNNNNNNNNNNNNNNNNNNNNNNNNNNNNNNNNNNNNNNNNNNNNNNNNNNNNNNNNNNNNNNNNNNNNNNNNNNNNNNNNNNNNNNNNNNNNNNNNNNNNNNNNNNNNNNNNNNNNNNNNNNNNNNNNNNNNNNNNNNNNNNNNNNNNNNNNNNNNNNNNNNNNNNNNNNNNNNNNNNNNNNNNNNNNNNNNNNNNNNNNNNNNNNNNNNNNNNNNNNNNNNNNNNNNNNNNNNNNNNNNNNNNNNNNNNNNNNNNNNNNNNNNNNNNNNNNNNNNNNNNNNNNNNNNNNNNNNNNNNNNNNNNNNNNNNNNNNNNNNNNNNNNNNNNNNNNNNNNNNNNNNNNNNNNNNNNNNNNNNNNNNNNNNNNNNNNNNNNNNNNNNNNNNNNNNNNNNNNNNNNNNNNNNNNNNNNNNNNNNNNNNNNNNNNNNNN
This region of Penaeus monodon isolate SGIC_2016 chromosome 27, NSTDA_Pmon_1, whole genome shotgun sequence genomic DNA includes:
- the LOC119590697 gene encoding glycosyltransferase 8 domain-containing protein 1-like, which translates into the protein MAVINSVVANTKSAVHFYVTLPKIVIPDFRKWILKTKLHKINYTIRPHSPEMPKGKPHFAKIYLFSIFPELEGKFVYLDSDVIVQGNIKELNNVPLDANHLGAFSEDCTSVSKRFNMAKPRYSTHINLQHPKLKGNKIKPMACTFNTNVFVANMTKWKVENVTMQLMDWVMSSSRRQPIYGQEPETDEAEAAMLIVLYHKTVQLPHLWHVGDLGVTAGASYSREFIATAKLLHWNGHFKPWSRRAAFIEVWMKYYIPDPDKKYKPIRKYL